A region from the Clostridia bacterium genome encodes:
- a CDS encoding aspartate/glutamate racemase family protein — protein sequence MIGVIDSGMGGLSTLAALIESGADNAFAYYADVGHAPYGNKPRLEVMALVREGCERLAEKGATKLVLACNTASTAALRYLRKTTDWAVFGVLPPVERALALGGKSLLLGTALTTSRYRDTDGFRTLSLPELATLVDRDYPDVDAIEAYCRERLDGVGEVDNLILGCTHYVLIKDVLCRIVKPKNILDGNAELLSAIGAPAPSATGRSAKKGVSVDVLSSGKIDRERYARTLEHLVREK from the coding sequence ATGATAGGCGTCATAGACAGCGGAATGGGCGGCCTTTCGACCTTGGCAGCGCTCATCGAAAGCGGCGCGGACAACGCCTTTGCGTACTACGCGGACGTGGGACACGCCCCCTACGGCAACAAGCCCCGATTGGAAGTGATGGCGTTGGTGCGCGAGGGGTGCGAACGGCTCGCCGAGAAGGGCGCGACGAAATTGGTGCTGGCGTGCAATACGGCCTCGACGGCGGCATTGCGGTACCTGCGCAAGACCACGGATTGGGCGGTTTTCGGCGTGCTGCCGCCCGTGGAGAGAGCCCTCGCGTTGGGCGGCAAAAGCCTGCTCTTGGGCACCGCGCTGACCACCTCGCGCTACCGCGATACGGACGGTTTCCGCACCCTGTCCTTGCCCGAATTGGCTACCCTCGTAGACCGCGACTACCCCGACGTGGATGCCATCGAAGCCTATTGCCGCGAGCGGCTCGACGGCGTGGGCGAAGTGGACAATTTGATACTCGGCTGTACACATTACGTCCTTATAAAGGACGTGCTTTGCCGTATCGTCAAACCGAAAAATATCTTGGACGGCAACGCGGAACTGCTGTCCGCCATAGGCGCGCCCGCCCCGAGCGCTACGGGAAGAAGCGCGAAAAAGGGCGTTTCGGTGGACGTGCTGAGTTCGGGCAAAATAGACCGCGAGCGGTACGCCCGAACGCTCGAACACCTCGTGCGAGAGAAATAG
- a CDS encoding alpha-mannosidase, translating to MIAVIKMLVAGLLKHPVVASHVVTLKKRVFKEVGDLTVDAYSTAEPIPFAEVGSISPERMRKGAIWTEERFGACWFHLTGVVPSAADGKHLVALVKLQGEGLSYEDEETGDLVTSILSVPDVLQPPTIGKCVVELTPKATAGAMVDAWIDAGYNGINGNFLMKAKFRYAKMAVRRESLWDYYYDYVTLAVLLATDGHNPLLTPALKEKLLWVLSQSYALYDNGQLDGAHKILRDYYDLPPAQDGVEYTLVGHAHLDLAWMWPKRESMRKAVRTFTNAVRQIEREPAYVFGASQAQMFDWVRQSTPTLFAKLQRAVASGNIELQGGMWVECDCNMPSGESLIRQFGYGDAFFLEHFGRTSDVVWLPDAFGFSYALPTIAAGCGKKYFVTTKLTWNRHVKFPYQTFYWKGLDGATLLSHVSPEGTYCNDGTPLAWAKAEERNTQKELGAALVIYGVGDGGGGAGEGHIQIAKRAIGLAGAPKARFGSAASCFERLAERKDVPTFDGELYLEYHRGVLTSQAEEKRLNRLAERNLHVLEWLLAYDGRSADVTHDLWRTTLFNQFHDILPGSGIGRVHRESVAELTEVVDRAAELYAGLLPTGEGFGWLNPSPFARREYQTAGGKTYLVSAEGYASASFAPVEKGSVAGDDYLENDFVKVTFARGVVTSYLDKRTGKEYAKAGLNVLGLYYDKDKRYDAWNIGLDYLSHPRTIRFSSQRAYMDGAIAVMELRFALPRGTVVQAVRLGYGTQVVFDTTVEWHEEHLMLRADFVPTVYARWADCDIQFGSVARDTADDTPEAAAQIEVCAHKYVSVEDAGCVFALYSDSKYGYRLKKGVLSIDLLRSPKYPDPDCDMGVHRFAYAMDIPATRMDAVRGGYNFNYPLLALPTAEAVAPLATVDTANVVLETIKPAAMGEGYVLRLYERLGVATDCTLALRRPYLALYATDLLEKNPVETNARLHFAPHEIKTILVKTR from the coding sequence ATGATCGCCGTCATCAAGATGTTGGTGGCGGGACTACTCAAACACCCCGTAGTGGCTTCGCACGTGGTCACGCTCAAAAAGCGCGTGTTCAAAGAGGTGGGAGACCTCACGGTGGACGCCTATTCCACCGCCGAGCCCATTCCTTTCGCGGAAGTGGGCTCTATAAGCCCCGAGCGTATGCGCAAAGGCGCGATTTGGACCGAGGAGCGTTTCGGTGCGTGTTGGTTTCACCTGACGGGCGTCGTGCCCTCGGCGGCGGACGGCAAGCATTTGGTCGCTTTGGTCAAATTGCAGGGCGAGGGCTTGTCGTACGAGGATGAGGAGACGGGCGACCTCGTCACGTCCATTTTGTCCGTTCCCGACGTGTTGCAGCCGCCCACCATCGGCAAGTGCGTAGTGGAGTTGACCCCCAAGGCCACGGCGGGCGCCATGGTCGACGCGTGGATAGACGCGGGCTACAACGGCATCAACGGCAACTTCTTGATGAAAGCCAAGTTCCGCTACGCCAAGATGGCCGTTCGGCGCGAGAGCCTTTGGGACTACTACTACGATTACGTCACGTTGGCCGTCCTTTTGGCGACTGACGGACACAATCCTCTGCTCACCCCCGCGCTCAAAGAGAAATTGCTGTGGGTGCTGTCGCAGTCCTACGCCCTGTACGACAACGGGCAGCTTGACGGCGCGCACAAGATCTTGCGCGACTACTACGATCTGCCCCCAGCGCAGGATGGCGTGGAATACACCCTCGTGGGGCACGCCCATCTCGACCTTGCCTGGATGTGGCCCAAGCGCGAGAGTATGCGCAAGGCCGTGCGCACGTTCACCAACGCAGTGCGCCAAATCGAGCGCGAGCCCGCCTATGTGTTCGGTGCGAGCCAGGCGCAGATGTTCGATTGGGTACGCCAAAGTACCCCCACGTTGTTTGCCAAATTGCAACGAGCGGTAGCGAGCGGCAATATCGAATTGCAAGGCGGTATGTGGGTGGAATGCGATTGCAATATGCCCTCGGGCGAGAGCCTAATCCGCCAATTCGGCTACGGCGACGCGTTTTTCCTCGAACATTTCGGCCGCACGTCCGACGTGGTGTGGCTACCCGACGCGTTCGGTTTTTCCTACGCCCTGCCCACCATCGCCGCGGGTTGCGGCAAAAAGTATTTCGTCACCACCAAACTCACTTGGAATCGGCACGTCAAGTTTCCCTATCAGACCTTCTATTGGAAGGGATTGGACGGGGCGACGCTTCTTTCTCACGTTTCCCCCGAGGGAACCTATTGCAACGACGGCACGCCTTTGGCGTGGGCCAAGGCCGAGGAGCGCAATACGCAAAAGGAGTTGGGCGCGGCGCTCGTCATCTACGGCGTAGGCGACGGCGGCGGCGGCGCGGGCGAGGGCCATATCCAGATCGCCAAGCGTGCGATAGGGCTTGCGGGCGCGCCCAAAGCCCGATTCGGCAGCGCCGCGAGTTGTTTCGAGCGGTTGGCCGAGCGCAAGGACGTGCCCACCTTCGACGGGGAACTCTACCTCGAATATCACCGAGGTGTTTTGACGTCCCAGGCCGAGGAGAAGCGGCTCAACCGTCTGGCCGAGCGCAATCTGCACGTGTTGGAATGGTTGCTTGCCTACGACGGACGGTCGGCGGACGTCACGCACGACTTGTGGCGCACTACGCTGTTCAATCAATTCCACGATATTTTGCCCGGTTCGGGCATTGGTCGGGTACACCGCGAAAGTGTGGCCGAACTCACCGAGGTGGTCGACCGCGCCGCCGAACTTTATGCGGGGTTGTTACCCACGGGCGAGGGCTTCGGCTGGCTCAATCCTTCTCCCTTCGCGCGGCGGGAATACCAAACGGCGGGCGGCAAGACCTATCTCGTATCGGCCGAGGGCTACGCTTCGGCTTCGTTTGCGCCCGTGGAGAAGGGGAGCGTTGCGGGCGATGACTATCTCGAAAACGACTTCGTCAAGGTGACGTTCGCGCGGGGCGTCGTCACTTCCTACCTCGACAAGCGGACGGGCAAAGAGTACGCGAAGGCGGGGCTCAACGTCCTCGGGCTCTACTACGACAAGGACAAGCGCTACGACGCGTGGAATATCGGTTTGGACTATCTTAGCCACCCACGTACCATACGTTTTTCGTCCCAACGCGCCTATATGGACGGCGCTATCGCCGTGATGGAACTCCGCTTCGCCTTGCCCCGCGGCACGGTCGTGCAGGCCGTGCGTTTGGGCTACGGCACCCAAGTGGTGTTTGATACCACGGTGGAGTGGCACGAGGAGCACCTGATGCTCCGTGCCGATTTCGTGCCTACCGTGTACGCCCGATGGGCCGATTGCGATATTCAATTCGGCAGCGTCGCCCGCGACACCGCCGACGATACGCCCGAAGCGGCCGCTCAAATCGAGGTCTGCGCGCACAAATACGTTTCCGTCGAGGACGCGGGGTGCGTTTTCGCTTTGTATTCGGACTCCAAATACGGCTACCGTCTCAAAAAGGGCGTGCTGTCCATCGACCTTTTGCGCAGTCCCAAATATCCCGATCCCGATTGCGATATGGGCGTTCACCGCTTCGCCTACGCGATGGATATCCCCGCCACACGAATGGACGCCGTTCGGGGCGGCTACAACTTCAACTATCCTCTGCTTGCCCTGCCTACCGCCGAGGCGGTCGCGCCTCTTGCCACCGTGGACACCGCGAACGTCGTTCTCGAAACGATCAAGCCCGCCGCCATGGGCGAGGGCTACGTCCTCAGGCTGTACGAGCGCTTGGGCGTAGCGACCGATTGTACCCTTGCGCTACGGCGCCCCTACCTCGCGCTGTACGCCACCGACCTGTTGGAGAAAAACCCTGTCGAAACGAACGCCCGTTTACACTTCGCCCCGCACGAGATCAAGACGATATTGGTCAAAACCCGCTAA
- a CDS encoding elongation factor G, with protein MKVFETNAIRNVALIGHGGEGKTSLAEAMLFNAKSIDRLGRVDDGNSTMDYDPEEIARKISIGLSAGYAVWKDVKINVLDTPGFFDFEGEVIAALHVCEAAVIVTSASGNMTVGTEKALEMVSERKKPAILFVNGVTKENANYVETVNAIRAAYSKVVMAEIPIVEALTMKGYVNVLEGKAFDMSGKEIAIPASLQSAYEEARLEIVELAAETDDALMEKYFEEGDLSHDEVITGIKAAIAADSAILAYGGSATQNVGVTNLMDAILRFVPAPTAKTEGTCLQVFKSVVDPFVGKLLLFKVEGGSVASGIALNNVNADKQERISALYCLKGKKQEGVDKLNAGDIGAVAKLSYTKTGDTLGDETITEPFEAIPFPAPVIALAINAAKVDDQEKVISSVLKMLEEESTVVIEQNAETNETLLCGMGEMQLDIICKKVKNKYNVDAILREPRVSYREAIHHSAEAVGRHKKQTGGAGQFGQCSVRFEPGAADGVFEFVDAVVGGAIPRQFIPAVEKGLREAFKTGVLAGYPMIDLKCTVFDGKYHPVDSKEIAFISAAKLAYDEGINKAGPYFLEPVNDVKIIVPESYLGDVMGDVSKRRGAIKFTEQENGKQIISASIPQAEMLKYATDLRSMTQGRGRFVSTFAEYQEVPASANAKIIEDAKKRKAELDARK; from the coding sequence ATGAAAGTTTTCGAAACAAATGCAATCCGTAACGTAGCACTCATCGGTCACGGCGGCGAAGGTAAGACTTCCCTTGCCGAAGCGATGCTGTTTAACGCCAAGTCCATCGACCGTTTGGGCCGCGTGGACGACGGCAACTCCACCATGGACTACGATCCCGAAGAAATCGCCCGCAAGATTTCCATCGGTTTGTCCGCCGGTTACGCCGTGTGGAAGGACGTCAAGATCAACGTCCTCGACACGCCGGGGTTCTTCGACTTCGAGGGCGAGGTCATCGCGGCCTTGCACGTCTGCGAGGCGGCCGTCATCGTGACGAGCGCTTCGGGCAATATGACCGTCGGCACCGAGAAGGCGTTGGAGATGGTCAGCGAGCGCAAGAAGCCCGCAATTCTCTTCGTCAATGGCGTCACCAAAGAGAACGCCAACTATGTGGAGACCGTCAACGCCATTCGCGCCGCCTATTCCAAAGTGGTCATGGCCGAGATTCCCATCGTCGAGGCTTTGACGATGAAGGGTTACGTCAACGTACTCGAAGGCAAAGCCTTCGACATGAGCGGTAAGGAGATCGCCATTCCCGCTTCTCTCCAAAGCGCCTACGAAGAGGCCCGTTTGGAGATCGTGGAGTTGGCCGCCGAGACCGACGACGCTTTGATGGAGAAGTACTTCGAGGAGGGCGACCTGTCCCACGACGAAGTCATCACCGGCATCAAGGCCGCCATCGCCGCCGACAGCGCCATCTTGGCCTACGGTGGTTCCGCCACCCAAAACGTGGGCGTCACCAATTTGATGGACGCCATCTTGCGCTTCGTTCCCGCTCCCACCGCCAAGACCGAGGGCACCTGCCTCCAAGTCTTCAAGAGCGTGGTCGACCCCTTCGTGGGCAAACTGCTCCTCTTCAAAGTGGAGGGTGGCTCCGTGGCTTCGGGCATCGCCCTCAACAACGTCAACGCCGACAAGCAAGAGCGCATCAGCGCCTTGTACTGTCTCAAAGGTAAGAAGCAAGAGGGCGTGGACAAGTTGAACGCGGGCGACATCGGCGCCGTGGCCAAACTCAGCTACACCAAGACGGGCGACACCTTGGGCGACGAGACTATCACCGAGCCCTTCGAGGCCATTCCCTTCCCCGCTCCCGTCATCGCCTTGGCCATCAACGCGGCCAAAGTGGACGACCAAGAGAAGGTCATCTCCAGCGTCCTCAAGATGCTCGAAGAGGAAAGCACCGTGGTCATCGAGCAAAACGCCGAGACCAACGAGACCTTGCTGTGCGGCATGGGCGAGATGCAACTCGACATCATCTGCAAAAAGGTCAAGAACAAATACAACGTGGACGCTATTCTGCGTGAGCCCCGCGTAAGCTACCGCGAGGCCATTCACCACTCCGCCGAGGCCGTCGGTCGTCACAAGAAGCAAACGGGCGGCGCCGGTCAATTCGGTCAATGCTCCGTGCGTTTCGAGCCGGGTGCGGCGGACGGCGTGTTCGAGTTCGTGGACGCGGTCGTTGGCGGTGCTATTCCCCGTCAATTCATTCCCGCCGTCGAGAAGGGTTTGCGCGAAGCGTTCAAGACGGGCGTTTTGGCGGGCTATCCCATGATCGACCTCAAGTGCACGGTCTTCGACGGTAAGTATCACCCCGTGGACAGCAAAGAAATCGCCTTCATCTCGGCGGCCAAGTTGGCCTACGACGAGGGCATCAACAAGGCCGGTCCCTACTTCCTCGAGCCTGTCAATGACGTCAAGATCATCGTGCCCGAGAGCTACCTGGGCGACGTTATGGGCGACGTCAGCAAGCGCCGCGGCGCCATCAAGTTCACCGAGCAGGAGAACGGCAAGCAGATTATTTCCGCTTCCATTCCGCAGGCCGAGATGCTCAAGTACGCCACTGACTTGCGCTCCATGACCCAAGGTCGCGGTCGTTTCGTGTCCACCTTCGCCGAGTACCAAGAGGTTCCCGCCTCCGCCAACGCGAAGATCATCGAGGACGCCAAGAAGCGCAAGGCCGAGTTAGACGCCCGCAAGTAA
- a CDS encoding class I mannose-6-phosphate isomerase yields the protein MPERIVKLLSQPIFFEKNRVYRVYKGGRGIAAFCDLPAEEDGFFPEEWIASSVKAINPRYFGPRDGVAVIEGTDVFFDDALRDYPALLTGRRRYDCLIKYLDSAIRLPMQVHPTRAFAKEHFGSPYGKTEAWLVLATRPGAKIFFGFNRPVTKDELSRMETRSEEERDIMSTILAGVDAKVGDVYIINAGLIHAIGAGCTILEVQEPTDFTIQPERWCGDYHISEQEEYIGLDKFTALDCFDYSLVGEKALKGALLTPRVIKDEDGVKVELLIGYEDTPCFAENRVSLAAGKRYTPSFAPSVWIVLDGEGEITGDGYARRIKKGDYFYLPYAAEGKFDVGTSTAIVLAECLPSKENLDL from the coding sequence ATGCCCGAGCGTATCGTCAAATTGCTGTCCCAACCCATTTTCTTCGAGAAAAACCGCGTGTACCGCGTGTACAAAGGCGGGCGCGGCATCGCCGCGTTTTGCGATTTGCCCGCCGAAGAGGACGGCTTCTTCCCCGAGGAATGGATCGCCTCGTCGGTCAAGGCCATCAACCCCCGCTATTTCGGTCCGCGCGACGGCGTGGCGGTCATCGAGGGCACGGACGTCTTCTTCGACGACGCGCTACGCGACTATCCCGCCTTGTTGACGGGCCGCCGCCGCTACGACTGCCTTATCAAATACCTCGACAGCGCCATACGCTTGCCTATGCAGGTGCATCCCACGCGCGCTTTCGCCAAGGAGCACTTTGGCTCGCCCTACGGCAAGACCGAGGCGTGGCTGGTGCTGGCCACGAGGCCGGGTGCCAAGATATTCTTCGGCTTCAATCGCCCCGTCACCAAGGACGAGTTGTCCCGCATGGAGACGCGCAGCGAAGAGGAGCGCGATATCATGTCCACCATTTTGGCGGGCGTGGACGCCAAGGTGGGCGACGTCTATATCATCAACGCGGGCCTTATCCACGCCATCGGCGCGGGCTGCACCATTTTGGAAGTGCAGGAGCCGACCGATTTCACCATTCAGCCCGAGCGGTGGTGCGGGGATTATCATATCAGCGAGCAAGAGGAATATATCGGTCTCGACAAGTTCACCGCGTTGGATTGTTTCGACTATTCTTTGGTGGGCGAAAAGGCTCTCAAAGGCGCCTTGCTCACCCCGCGGGTTATCAAGGACGAGGACGGCGTCAAGGTCGAACTCCTCATCGGCTACGAAGATACGCCGTGCTTCGCCGAGAACCGCGTTTCCCTCGCGGCCGGCAAGCGGTACACGCCCTCTTTCGCCCCCTCGGTATGGATCGTGCTGGACGGCGAAGGCGAAATCACGGGCGACGGGTACGCCCGACGGATAAAGAAGGGTGATTATTTCTATTTGCCGTACGCGGCCGAGGGCAAGTTTGACGTAGGCACGTCTACCGCCATCGTGCTGGCCGAGTGCTTGCCGAGCAAGGAGAATCTCGACCTATGA
- a CDS encoding rubrerythrin family protein, giving the protein MELLNSKTYFNLAKAFAGECMARTRYEYIEYGARQQGYKALAAEIDKLAYNEFNHGRMFYSFIQSASQKPIDNIDISSGYPFREKWDLVENLKLAAKDEEDEGNNIYPSFAKTAREEGFDDIAALFDNVAEVEKRHHRILKDLYRQFKDGTAYEKSKSVVWECPACGYRAEGKEAFDTCPLCQEKQGSVKLHLNEKECVLA; this is encoded by the coding sequence ATGGAACTTTTGAACAGCAAAACCTATTTCAATTTGGCCAAGGCGTTCGCAGGGGAATGTATGGCAAGGACGAGGTACGAGTATATCGAGTACGGCGCGAGACAACAGGGCTACAAGGCGCTGGCCGCCGAAATAGACAAACTCGCCTACAACGAATTCAACCACGGGCGTATGTTTTACAGTTTTATTCAGTCGGCGTCGCAAAAGCCCATCGACAATATCGACATTAGTTCGGGCTATCCCTTCCGCGAAAAGTGGGATTTGGTGGAAAACCTCAAATTGGCCGCCAAGGACGAAGAAGACGAGGGCAACAATATCTACCCCTCTTTCGCCAAGACGGCGCGGGAAGAGGGCTTCGACGACATCGCGGCTTTGTTCGACAACGTGGCCGAGGTGGAGAAGCGGCACCACCGCATTCTCAAAGACCTCTACCGTCAATTCAAGGACGGCACGGCCTACGAGAAGAGCAAATCGGTGGTGTGGGAATGCCCCGCCTGCGGCTATCGCGCCGAAGGGAAAGAGGCCTTCGACACCTGCCCGCTGTGCCAGGAAAAGCAAGGCTCGGTGAAACTGCATCTCAACGAAAAAGAATGCGTATTGGCATAG
- a CDS encoding carbohydrate kinase, whose protein sequence is MITAIGEILVDKLVKPDGAVCHVGGAPFNVAVGAARCGAAVTFYGKVGADSMGDFILGAIGSFGVDAKVNRDARYPTTVAEVTLDERGERYFRFLRDNAADYHLTAADFAVPSDTTIVHLGTLMLNKAEGRAAADEVIRLTRLSGALLSVDANFRDDLFATTSLRNEVMLPYLMAADVLKMSEDEVLSLTGEADLGEAVRALAFRGMLFVTAGSRPSRVYYGGHVAQVAPPRLSHIVDTTGAGDAFYGAVLANLDAIFSKGLQPTMPALTEILEVANRMGALATQKEGAI, encoded by the coding sequence ATGATTACGGCGATAGGGGAGATATTGGTTGACAAATTGGTCAAGCCCGACGGGGCGGTGTGCCACGTGGGCGGCGCGCCTTTCAACGTAGCGGTCGGCGCGGCAAGGTGCGGTGCCGCCGTCACGTTTTACGGCAAGGTTGGCGCCGACTCGATGGGAGACTTTATCTTGGGCGCCATCGGCTCGTTCGGCGTGGACGCCAAGGTCAATAGGGACGCTCGCTATCCCACCACCGTGGCCGAGGTCACCTTGGACGAGCGAGGCGAGCGATATTTCCGCTTTTTGCGCGACAACGCGGCCGACTATCACCTGACGGCGGCGGACTTCGCCGTGCCGAGCGATACCACCATCGTGCATTTGGGCACTCTTATGCTCAACAAGGCCGAGGGCAGAGCGGCCGCCGACGAAGTGATACGCCTTACGCGCCTAAGCGGCGCTTTGCTGTCGGTGGACGCCAATTTCCGCGACGACCTCTTTGCCACCACTTCTTTGCGCAACGAAGTTATGCTGCCCTATCTTATGGCGGCGGACGTTCTCAAAATGAGCGAGGACGAGGTTCTTAGCCTCACGGGCGAGGCGGATTTGGGCGAGGCCGTGCGTGCGCTCGCCTTCCGCGGTATGCTGTTCGTCACGGCGGGCTCGCGTCCTTCCCGTGTGTATTACGGCGGGCACGTGGCGCAAGTTGCCCCCCCACGTCTTAGCCATATTGTGGACACGACGGGTGCGGGCGACGCTTTTTACGGCGCGGTATTGGCCAATTTGGACGCCATCTTTTCCAAGGGGTTGCAACCCACGATGCCCGCGCTTACCGAGATATTGGAAGTCGCCAATCGTATGGGTGCTTTGGCCACCCAAAAGGAAGGCGCCATATGA